Within Lytechinus pictus isolate F3 Inbred chromosome 7, Lp3.0, whole genome shotgun sequence, the genomic segment caaaataatATGCATACTTTATGCATTATGTGAAATGAGAATTTGAATCTAGCACTTAAAGAGATAAGccttaaatgtataaataaatgtaaaaacaCATCCAAACAGAAGGtcacatacaaaaatatatacatgtctTTAAGTTTCatatctttatttaaaaagaaatagaatcaGATATCTATTTACAATTCACATATACGCAAAAGAGTATGTGTAGGCACCTTGGCAAAGTCAATGCCAtgtctttcctttttattttcacagCTACTGTATAAGACTATACAAACATTTGCTAGAAAATGCGGCAAAGACTTTTAAGGTTCCTCAAAAAAGATGGTAAAATACATCAGATACCTCACCAGATACTGAGTTTTGATAAGCTATGactgaaatcattttttaatgagggCTTGACTTTAAACATTTGTATTGGGGGCATGCTCTCTgaattttttcccaaaatagTACACAAATCCTTGACCCCACTCACTTTTTTttggagagagatagagagacagagaagggGAGTCATTACACTGATGGTCTAGGGACTTGTAACGCACACATTCATATTAACAATTGTAACTTTTCGTACATGTGTTGTCATGGACTGAAAATTACACTTACATGAACAATtcaattaataattataatagttaatttatatagcgcataatacatAATGTTTCCAAGCactttacattattattacttggtcatcagatcctggcatgcctgcacacaatgtatgcactttcgctggggagcattccaacaagagttccgaGATTTATTTGCTAAGCATACTACATAGGTTTCCAAATCATACCAGGCACTCATTtatcacctgggtggagagtggcaaagtgtggattgatgccttgccagAAGACCCTAGGCCacagtgggatttgaacacatgGCCCTCTTGATTACAAGGctagagtcagaaccactgCACCATGACTCTTCCAAAATTAACACTTTATATTACAGGGCCCAATTGATTCactttaaatataaataataccaCATGAGTATTACTTTAAATCTCAATTAAACTTCTCAATCTCATCAAATGAACAAGAATCTTCTGTTATCAGTCCATGAATTTTTTCAAagttaatttctttttctttttttatttaaataagaaTTTTACTTGGAATATTGtaacataatgaaataatggGTATGATAAAACTAAAGTACTTGTAATGGTTTTGCTTTTATCTTATATATCTACCATATCATGATGtaacaagaattttttttacctaTTTATACCTCTTTTCctcttgaaaataaatttgtcaTCCATTTTGACCTTTTTGTGATTGagctttcaaaaaaaaaagtttaatagaAATAATCCTTATTTGCTAACTGACAAGACTTAGTCACTAGTCAATACCACAGTTAGCACTATTTCACTACTCTTTTCCTTCTTGAATGtggaatgaaatttaaaaacaaaacagtaAAGGACTTGGAATAAAAGTCAATCAAAGATCGAAGAACCAGGAAAAATTCACCTTTTGCCTCCTAGACACAGATCAACCCAGTACTAAAAGACtggacaaaaaaatatttcacaggATCTTGTCTGGAGAACACTAGTATATATTTTCTATGAGGatacatttacacatttatCATTAGCATAGTAGCATGGCTTTGTATTCCACTTCTATAAAAACAGAGACTGTCATGGGGGTTGTTAATAGCATTAACAGAGCTTTATAACAAATTGAATGTGGAGTAGTCTATCTAGGTACTTCATTGTAATTCATTACACTATTTCACTGTGCCAAAATGTAATTtcaattatataaattttgaaaaacgtTTTTGAAAAAAGTTCACAATCTTATTTCTTACAACTCAGGACATATTTGGTGACAGAAGATACCTTTTTATGAAGCAGAAAAGGATAATTagtttacaaaacaaaaatattaacttTAATAATGAAACCTTAGTATGTTATTAATACATTGGGATCTAATCTTACAAcgggaaaataattttgataaggTGTGCAATCAATGCTCTACAATGAATTCATCTATCTACAGAAGCTTTATCttgtttctccttttctttgatCTTAAGTTGTTGCATGCGGAATGTCTCTTGGTTCTTCTTGAGTATCTGATTAATACAGTATTCACTCTCCTGACCAACTTCAGTCAATCTAAGATCAAGGTCTCTCACTATAGCATTCTCCTCCATTCCTTCCTGAACTTGCTTTCCTCCATCCTAAAATAGGAATGTAACAAGAAGATAGaagtttttaatgaattaaaatgaataatgatgaaataatgacaaagaaattcaAGTACCAATATCTAATATACATTGGAATAGAACACTCATTGTAATTGTAATCTTCAGCAAGAGATTTAtcaaaatgattgttttgctCAGTATATTCTACACTAGGAGTTAGCATATCAATTGgcaacaatttatttttcttgactTGACTTTTCCTTTTAGAGCGCACAAAGGAAAAATTCGGCATTGATATGCGTTTTGTAAGCTCAGTggtattataatcattattatacatGTCCTTCATCCAAAACATAACGGCCAatattcacaaaggtggttttcaaaaccatcggttgaacccatggtttatgcagattttctgtaCAAAGTGTACTTATTTActacatatattaaaaaaaatgtccaatgctgatgcgctcttttgtcacagtgcgccataTTGAcgcctttgtgaatttgggccaagTTTTGATATTCGGTATGCTAAACTTTGTCCACAACATGCTTTCTAACAATCTgataaaaatggaaatcaatAGCATTTTCACACATGTCGagaaggggattttttttttcaatataaaactTTAAGGCATATATTGCATATACATTGTGGCAAACCCAAAtctatttaaaataaatgtagtaAAACAATATATCTTGATGTATTGGTTATCTAGACATTTCTCAACTGATCAAAAAGTTAgaccttgaaataaaaaaaaatggatatagcACAAAGACTAACCTGACCAAGTCTATTACAGGATACATTGATATTGACAAGAGTATCATTATTGATGAGAACTTGAGCCAATGAAGCAGCTGTTGGTTCACTCAATTCATTACTACCAATGTTGATAGTTTCAAGAGTGGTATTCTTCATCACAGCTCTGCAGATTGCTTGTCCACCTATCATACAAAATTATGATACAACAATTATTACATTTACAGGTGATTAAAATCTTGATTTACACTTTGTATGGATCTGTAAATCAGTTTTAATATATCAAGGTAACAGACTTGCATGTCTTAATTTGATGTTAATATTTACTAGTTCATAGTAGTGCTGCACAACATTGCTTAAATACTTAAtcttttaaacaagtgcagtaTTCGATATCAGGCTTTACCATTATTTGATATGTTAccttaaaaatatattgaagaTATCACTGATTTTGAGGCGTGAATTTTAGGGGAATTAAGGCTGGGAAATATTGAAACAAATGCCGTGGGAGCATAATGGGAGAGTGTTATATTGTGCAGCATTACTCATCAATTTCACCTTGTCATTCCCAAGACAttggtttcaaatgaaaatcaatgctTATCTTATTTTAAATTGTTCTACTACTCTCGAAACTTAAATTTTCTTCTCTTgtcattccatttcatttttacataaatCCAATATAAGCTTGTTTCCCTGAACCAAAAACGGATTAAGACAGTATTATGGTCATACCTTCATCTCCCATCCTGTTTAGCCTTAGGTCCAGCTCCTTCAATGTTTCATTCTTTCCAAGAGCATGCCCAATAGCACCTGCCCCTGAAGACCTTATCCGATTGTTTGATAGATCCAGCTTGGTCAATTTGCAGTGTCCATTCAAGAATTTACCTATGGCCCTGGCTCCATGATCACTGATGATATTGTGTGAGAGGTCAAGCTCTTGTAATGATGGATGGTCTAGGATGTGGGCAATGAGAACCCTAGCTTTGTCATCATCTACCTTGCTTCTATGGAGCTGGAACTTCTTGAGCTGACTGCATTTCTTGATGCACTTGGAGAGGAGCATGCAATCCCTTGCAGTAAACTGGAAGAGATTCCACTCAAAGTTCATCCCACAATCCCTTACTCCGTACGTCACACTAAACTCTTCAAGGTGAGGAAGCTTTGCAAGAGTGGTAGAAAACTCAAAGTGATCCATGACAGGTCCATCAAGACCAGCATCACTTCCAGTCTCAGAGATGTCATCCATGATCTTAGTTGGTTCTTCTTTGACCGGAGGCAGCAGCTGCTTGATATGGAGTCTCTTCACATAAGGAGCGCAGAGAGGCAATGTATTATCTACTAATGCCATGTCAGATGTCTCTGGCACAAAGTGTTCAATGATGTTCTCCAAGTGTGTTTCAAAGAACATGCGTTTCCAGCTGTCACCATACTTTGATACATCACAGACTTCCTTACCAGCTTTGCATCTTCTCTGCCAATAGCCTTCATCTGATACAAGATGAGCTACTACTTTGAGTGGAAGATCCACAGAAATCTTTTCAAGGACTTTGGATTTGTACTTGGGGAGTAGTTCATCCAGCTTCGGGTGTTCTGTGAGAgcacaatgtaaaaaaaaaagaagtgtaAATCACAAACAAACATCAAAGCATAAGAGTGGTTCCATATTACATTTAAAAAGACATCATAACCGAAGCTAACTTCAACACTGGGGTACTGAAATTTGCCTTTCATTATAGGAATTTGTAGAATGGTCAGTGAAAAGTTCCAAAATAAAGAACAGAaagttaaatacatgtatggggtatgtacaaaacaaacaattgaAAGCAATACTACTATACGATATTACTACTCAAGATGGATCAGGTGGGATAGTGGGTACATGCTTCTCCCTTTTGCCTCAAATTGGCATTGTGCCTTCCTTTTTCATGAGAATTGTCAGCCATTTTTAATGTGATGacctacactgtacatgtatacttattatttttaattgtcAGCGTTTTCAGGGAGCAACTGCATAAACaccttt encodes:
- the LOC129265094 gene encoding dynein regulatory complex subunit 5-like, which gives rise to MTTEPPLSDQPSSAGGKGDANANNNATSNVNNNANSAKRGGRSAKRSIPSPITSAKTNPAADNRNMRRIIAEDPDWSLATVPLLTELCVTHIVTNFAEHPKLDELLPKYKSKVLEKISVDLPLKVVAHLVSDEGYWQRRCKAGKEVCDVSKYGDSWKRMFFETHLENIIEHFVPETSDMALVDNTLPLCAPYVKRLHIKQLLPPVKEEPTKIMDDISETGSDAGLDGPVMDHFEFSTTLAKLPHLEEFSVTYGVRDCGMNFEWNLFQFTARDCMLLSKCIKKCSQLKKFQLHRSKVDDDKARVLIAHILDHPSLQELDLSHNIISDHGARAIGKFLNGHCKLTKLDLSNNRIRSSGAGAIGHALGKNETLKELDLRLNRMGDEGGQAICRAVMKNTTLETINIGSNELSEPTAASLAQVLINNDTLVNINVSCNRLGQDGGKQVQEGMEENAIVRDLDLRLTEVGQESEYCINQILKKNQETFRMQQLKIKEKEKQDKASVDR